The window accgaaccgaaccgaaccgaaccgaaaaccgaattaagCTATGTTCGGTTTTCGTTAAAACCGAAAAACTCAAAAAATCATAATTTAACCAAACTAATCGTAACAAATACATTTTAAATTCGACTTTTGATTGTAGAATTGGTTTTCATCCatatatattaataacataataTATTATTAGTTGGCTTctgctttgaattcggttttcggctaAACCGAATTCGAAAAAGTAAAACCAAAAACCATAACtagaaaaccgaaaaaaaaaaaaacagaatcaaagtcagtTTCATTCGATCCAGTTTTCGGGTTAATCAGTTTAAACCCAAATATTGAACACCCCTACCGTGCATATTTGTCGACCTCACACATGTTTTTAACTATCGACTGCTTAACAACTCTTTTGTGGGCCCGTCTATACATGTGTAATGATATACACAAATGACTAAGATCGAGTTTTTGAATGTAGGAACTGGTTGGTATTGTACACGCGATCGGGGCATTAGCATCCATTGTTGGAGTTCTAATCTACCACAAGCTTCTCAAAGACCAACCTTTTAGAAAACTCTTGTTTTTCGTTCAACTAGTGTACGCGCTCTCTGGGTTTCTGGACCTCATTTTCATCTTACGGTGGAACGTTGCTATTGGGCTTCCCGACTACCTATTTGTGGTCTCAGAAGAATGCATTTCTCGCATTGTTTCTAGGGTTCGATGGATGCCTATGATGGTTTTAAGCACAAGTTTATGCCCAATAGGGATTGAAGGCACGTTTTTCGCACTTTTAATGAGCATCGATGGCCTTGGTGCGCTTACTTCTAAGTGGGGAGGTGGGATAGTTCTTAGCGTGTTTCACGTCACACGAACCGACTTCACAAACTTATGGCTTGTGATTCTTATTAGAAACCTCATGAGATTTTTCACATTGGGTTTCGTTTTTCTTTTACCGAATACGGGTCGTTTGGACGTACAAACTCCACCAGAAGTTTTGCAATCAGAAAGCAAAAGTACAGATGTAGAAACAAGCAAAGACAACCTGCAACTATTGCCCTTAAACAAAAGAGAAGATGTTTGATTGTATATTATAAAGTCATAGAAGAATTTTTTAACTCTGCAAATTCATTGTATTACGTATAAATTTAATGTATTTTATAGGTATCGATTAGTAGTATCGTGCGGTATAAACTTATTAAGGATcttagaaaatatatatatatgttcaagcATGCATTAGTTTCACTAACAAACACTCAATATGATACAACCATAGTTTTCGACTTACGATTCGTCATTCGTATGAGGTgaataactatgaatataacatCCAGAACATAATACATACTGACAATTGAGCAAGGTTGATTCCAGTTTAAAACCGTGCAGAATAAACAAGCGGTAATGTTCAGAGATTAATGATAACTTGATAAGTATAAACTCTATATCACAAATTCACATAACAAGGTGGGTGAATTAATGGGCCAACTTACTATGGCTAACTTCGTCAGATTTCGGCTTATTCGTCTCATGGTTCTGGGGAGTGTAGAGTCACTGGGCCAGCCTCTTCAGATGATTGAACATTCGGTTTCTAATCCACTGTCGGTCGTTCGGGAGATATGCTTGAATTGACTGATCGTAGCTGAAAGCAGTCACATGAAACacagtataaaaaaaaattaataaaataacaatagtaatagtaaAAATTGGAAGTTACTCAATGATATAACAGTTTAGACATAGATGTTCAATGGTGATGACGAAACAAGAATTAGCATACGTTTTTGGTAACGATTTATTTGCAAACGAAAGGGTAACTTACACTAACGCACTCAAGTCAGCAAGCCCGTCGATGAAGTTATAGAGATCTTGTATGTCATAAGTGATGTTTCGCATGGTTGGATTCAATTCCTTGAGTTTCCTTTCATATAGCGCGCATATACCTGCAAACAGTAAGAAAATGTATCCAAGAATAATGTGCTTTAGTACCATATATGCGTTTATGTCTCTAAAAACTTCTAAAAAGTTACGAGCATCATGCATTAAAAACATCAAACATTAGCTGTAATAAACCTTAATATAACAAAATATGCACACATAAAGAAAAACGCAACCAAAATAGTAACTCATCATCGCAACAGTAGACTAAAAAGTCCATTACTAACTTGACTTctaataaaagataaaaaaattCAGAAcgatacatataacttgttatgTTCTCGACTAGGAAGTGCGCTACAATAAACAATATGCCATTGAAATTCTGTTACTAaatattacatttttattaaatcATAAATGTCTAAAAAGGAGTAAGCATACCATCCATCGCTTTACTTATTGACTCATAATCCATGAATGTCCGAGATGCTCGGTTTTGAGAAGTCTGCATGAGTATAATAGTGTGCCTATTCGACTGCATTCAAAGGAGATCATGCAAATTAGCAACTACTAAAAATTAGAAAAGATATACTTTCTCCACCGATACAGAAATAAATCTCATATACAATGCACAAAAAAGCCTAAAAATTTGACCATTAGTTATCCTAAATACACAAATTTGATTAACTATTTAGGGCTCAATTAATTAGTTTCAGATTATTAGCTTCATACAAGCTGAAACAATAATGATTAAAATAGGATAACATAAACCTAATTACCTACacttttatgttaatttcaaatttCATATCCATATGCTCATTTTTCACAAGAATGTCATTTTCAGTCATTTTATGAACTAATTATTTAAGAATCAGAATTGTTCGTAAACACAGATCAAATGTCTATCTAAGGGtgattcagtgcgtttgtttttaacctctgaatgacatatgatgttgaatggttcaacattcaatgctgaaccattcagagttgaaacactctTTAACCATTAAGCACATAAAATTATGTAATATCCTCCTCAAATCATATCCAGAACACTTAACAAACAAGTATATTCAATTTTTTATTTGTGTAACACGTTAATAAGTTAATTTTACCGATTTCATATCGTTTATTCAAAATGGttatcaaacaacttattttcaTTCATTACCAAGTTTATTATGAGACtctgaatcattcagattatgaactattcagctaaatcattcagttttatcaaacgcactctAATACTGTATTACAACTTGAATCAGTCTAAACACATAGAAACATCATTATCTCCTAATGTCAAATTTTGTTTATTACATTGACAACTAGCTAGTAATGATTATTCAAAATTACATAATCACTTTACTAATCACCTCTATACTCTTTTAGCAACTTAATAAGTAAACAACTGAGAACATAGAAGAACATAAACCTATAAGCTTCGTCAAGTGAGCTAAAATATACAACACCACAAGAACAGATAATCAAATAAAAATTAGGGTTTACATGATTGTATCAATTAACCCTACAAAACGTTACAAAATTCAATTCATATGAACCAGATTCAATTATATTAATTCATAACAAAGATCAAATGTTGTAATTAAACGTCAAAGATGGCGATTCTCACCATTTGAATTGAATTGACTCAATAGTTGACCCGGGATTACAATCTTGTTCCGTACGGCTTGTGTGTGTTTGTATGAAAGTGCGAATATAACCGTCAGATGATGCTGGGCTTAACATCAGTTCTTAAATTACTTCTATGCACCCCTTGAGGTTTTGGTTTTTCCAGTATTAGCCCctgtaatttttatcaaatattTATTTAAACATTTGTCACGACCAACAaactaaaaattataattttgacgGAATAACATCGGCGATGTAAGCACGAACGGCGAGTATTATTAAAACCTAAGTTACGCAGTAATATAACTATTAAAGTTATAGTTTCGCCTAGGGATGTTACATGTTAGAGAGCTGAGCATTTAATTAAGTATTCGAGCTCGAGCATTAGAATTTTCGAGTTCGAGTTGAACACGAACAAAAATAATTATTCAATTAGTTTAACGAGTTGAATTCAAAACATTATTTTTCGGGAGGACATGTTAATCAAGTTATTCGAGTCGAACAAGTTAAACGAATAAATCTATTagaacattttttttatataacttaaagGGATGATAATATTTAGTTTAAAATTCTTCATACTTCCAATCtcaaaataataatactatcaaaatATGATCATGCAATATTATACTTGACATAAGTTTCATTGATATAACCTCTATTCATCATGTTTTTGTTTTTTTACTTTAGTTTCACATCTATTCTATGAGACAAATGTCCTTAACATTTTGCACAACACATTTGAAAATGTGAAACAACTTAAATATATGAAAAGATCTATAATCTTAATCTATTTTTCTAGTATTAGCCCCTATAATTTCTATCAAATATTATTTTAAACCTTTTTCACGACCAGCAAACAATAAAATTATGATTTTGACAAAGTAACACCGGTGATATTAGCACGAACGGTGAGTATTGTTAGAACCGAAGTTAcgaagtaatataattattaacgtTATAGTTTCGCCAAGGGATGTTATATGCTAGAGAGCCGAGCATTTAACGAAGTATTCGAGCTCGAGCATTAGAATTTCCGAGTTCGAGTCAAACAcaaacaaaaataatcattcaattaGTTTAACGAGTCGAattcaaaatattaatttttggCAGCACATGTTAATCGAGTTATTCGAATCGAACGAGTTAAACGAATAAATCTATTATAACATTTTATTGTTTTTATATAGCTTAAGGGAtggtaatatttagtttaaaattCTTTATACTTCCAATCacaaaataataatactatcaaaatATGATCATGCAATATTGTAGTTAACATAAGTTTCATTGATATAACCTCTATTCAtaatgtttttgtttttttttacttTAGTTTCACATAATAT of the Rutidosis leptorrhynchoides isolate AG116_Rl617_1_P2 chromosome 5, CSIRO_AGI_Rlap_v1, whole genome shotgun sequence genome contains:
- the LOC139850000 gene encoding enhancer of rudimentary homolog, which produces MSNRHTIILMQTSQNRASRTFMDYESISKAMDGICALYERKLKELNPTMRNITYDIQDLYNFIDGLADLSALVYDQSIQAYLPNDRQWIRNRMFNHLKRLAQ